TCACCGTCCCGTTCCAAGTAGGAATGCGCTCCAGCAACGGTTGATAGGTTTTCGGCAGCGTGCCGGCAGGAAAACTCTCGACGATCATGCGTTTGGACACATCCTGATAGTCGCGCGGTTGGCCGATGGTCGGAATGTCCTGATCCAGGATCATCGCGCCATCGGTGGTTGAGACCAACACCAGCGCCCGTACCCGCTCGGGATGGTCCAGGGCGAGCTGTTGCAGAATCATCCCTCCCATCGACACGCCGACCCACACGGCCTTCTTGATGTCCAGCGCATCAGCCAGCGTGATCAGGTCTTGTGAAAATTGAGGGATGGAATAGCCGGTCGCCGGCTTTTCTGAATCGCCATAGCCGCGCAGATCGACCGCGATACCGCGAAACTCCGGCGAATAGGCGCCGACGTACTTGGGGAAAATATTGCTGGTCGTCACCACGCCATGGACAAAAATAATCGGATCACCCGTGCCGGCTTCCAGCACACTCAAACGCAGGCCGTCCACATTGACCAGGTGGCGGGTAAACGGCTGGTTGGGCGGAATCACGTCGGCGAGTTGGGGTGGATGCGCGCCGCTGTTGGTGCGGACCGGAGGGGCTGTGCCGGCGCACCCGATGCACCCGACGAGGCCAAGCGCGAGAACCATTCTTGAGAACAGCATACAGTTCCCCTTTCTGAACAGACTGAGAGATACAGACGTAGCGTAAGCTGTCAGTCAATCAGATTCAATGCTGGAATCCGAAAGGAATGGCAGCTGGTGTGAATCTCCGGCAAATATGTGATGTACCAGACCGCCTTCAGCATGAGAACGATGTCATGGAGAGGACATCGTGACGGTGGCTGCGCCGCCGAGGACTTCACGGAAGACCTGCGCCAGATCGCGCAGCGCCTGCGCCCCGTCGCCCGCATAGACCGAACCATGCATGGTCGCCAGGGTCTTCGGCTTCAACGCCGCCAACCTATTGAGGGTGGGATCCGTCAACGTGCAGTACGGCATATAGTTGGCCAAGGGGCCTTGTTGATACTCCGTGAGCACCTCGCGGCAGCGTCCGACGACATCCGACTGGGTCACCGGTTCACTATTCCCGGCCTGATGAAACAAATCGGAGCAGAGGAGGGTGCGCTGGGTCTCTTCGAACAACAGGCCCGACTCCCAGCAATGCGGCACATGGGGTGTCGCAAGAAACTGAAACCGATACCTCCCCGTCTGCAGCACCTCTCCATCCGTCATGCCCTTCGCCGGACGACGCGCCAGGCAATCATCCACGCTGACCAGTTTTCCAACCAGACTGCAGACGGCATCCGCTTGCGGGGCAAGCTGTTGCCATTCCGGCAATGAGCCGCATTCATCGGCCTCGAAATGGCTGAAGCCGATCCAGCGGAGCCTTCGCACGTCGATCAGCGACGCCACCGCTTCTTTCACATCGGCAAACAGCGCGCGAGGACCGGTATGAAACAGCAACGGCTGTTCGTCGCGCACCAGGAATTGACTGAATTGCAGATTGAACGCTTCGAGGAAGGTCGTGATGCGAAACAGGTCCGGAGCGACTTCAGTAATCTTCGCCATGATGCCCTCCAGCATGAAGATGGCAGGCATCGTACCGGCTGAAAGAGGCAGGATCAAGATGCGACGAAGGCGTCCTGGCTCGTGGAGCACTCGGCGGAGTTACTTGAACAGTCGTCGCAGGCCGGAGAGCGACCGATTGATCACGTCATCGGACGGACCTACGAGCGAGGTTGCGGGATAGTACCGGGTCTCCCAGAGTTTGACGAGGCGCACCGGCAGGAAGAACAAGCCGCCTCCCAGCAGAAACAGACCCCACCCAACTATGAGCATGTCCGTACCACCGGCGAGCCAGCACCGCTTCGACAACAGGCCACAGAGCAGGCCCAGTGCGACCACGCCTTCGAGTAGCCAGACGAACTGGCTCAGGGTCAGTCGCAGGGGAAGCCGCAAGGTCGCACTGAGATAGATCGTATGAGGCCCCTTGGGCAAGGGCGCCAGCAGCGCGTGGCCGATACGATGGATCAGCGCGCTCAAGGGAAAGCCGATCGCGCTGTGGAAGAGTATGCTTGGCAGCGGCTCGCGAGCCATTACTGCGGAGGGGCCGATCATGAATAGGAGCGGCGCGGCATAGCACAGGCACGCCATGACGTCCTCATAGGTGAACGTCCGCAACAGATCGCGGCACCCTTGCGTAAACGCATCTGGCCTGGGAGCGCGGTGATTGTCCATGAGCAGTGATAGGTGGAACGTGACCGATGGAGCGGAGGTGTGAATCGGTGAGTTCGCGGCCTTGTCTCGAGCTGAATAACGAATCTGTTGAAACTTGCTACTGAAGTCGTTTGTATCGCGGGGCTATGGAAACGTCAAACAAAGACATGTTTTTCGCCGCCTTATCGACTAGGGCGAAGGTTTCCCGGCCCCAGGGATTCCGCTAGTCGTGACTTCCAAGGACCGGCGGTAGAACAACAGACAGGTAGATCGATCGCTCTTCATCACCCAGGAGGCCACCATGAAACAGCAGATACAACGCCCGATTCGACGCACCGAACAACAGCGGCCCACGCAAGACAAGGATGGCGTCTGGCCCCTGTCGGCCCGCGAGTTCATGAAGCTTCCCGTGTCGGGCCTCCTCTCGACCGGCAAACGCATCCGGTTCACGCGCCTGATGCCTCCTGATCAAGCCGCGTAATTCGCGGCTCAAGACGATGAGGTGCATGATGACTGACGACAGTCTTCTCACACATGACGAACTCAAGGCCGCGGAGGCGGCGTTCCGTGGCCTGCCCCTGAATACTCGCTGGTCCAACGGCGCACAGAGAATTTACATCGGCATTCTCGAAGTCACCCGCGGCCGGGACATTGTCGAAGAGTGTGGCTGGGAGGCCGCAGCCGCCGTCGGTTCCTGACCAACATCCTTCTGCCCCTCGCGAACAACAGGCGCCACACCCTACCGCCTGCGCCCGATCATCAGGATTGAAATCGAACCGCGAGTGGCGTAGAGGATGGAGGTACGGGAGGTCCGAATCATGGCCCGACGGCTGTTGCCCGCTCTAGCTTCACTTCTACTACTCGTTGCGCCTGTCTATGCCCAAAGCCCCTGCTCCGATTGTTTCTACGCCGCCGAAGAAGAGGTGCGCAAATGCCTCGACAATGCCATCAGTTCGAACGATAGAAATGGCTGCCTGGAAAATCGGCGAGTGCGGCTCAAGGCCTGTAGCGACAACCAATGCCAGACGGTCAGGGAGGAAACGTCGGTCACGGAGACGCAATCGACACCTGCCCGGCCAGGCGTCGCGCCCTATACGCCGACGGAAGCCGAATGGCTGGCCTTGATCACGAGGGCCGGCCTCCGGCGGGAAGCCACACCAGACCGCCCCTACTCGCTCGACGTTATGCTCGCCGATCCGCAGACTCTGCATATTATGGTTCGACATGCGTCCACGATGGACCGGGAACAGCTGAAAAAAGCCATCGAAGGCGCGAGGGAGACAATCCGGAACACCGCCAAAAGTTATGGCTGGGACAAGTGGGTCAAGATTCGAGAGACGGTCGAAATGTATACGGCGAAGAAATGAGCGGCGGCCGCAATGACCGTGACGGCTCATTCCATGATCAGCATGATCTGCGCAGGCGTGAGCAGCGCGCCTGGTTGATGGCGTCCCAACCAAGCCAGGGCTTCCGGCCCGGACAGTCCTAACACCGATCGGGCTAGCAACGTGGCAAACAGGGCCGTGCGGCCAAGACCGGCGGAACAGTGGATGAGCAGATTGCGACCCTGCGCCGCCTGTTCATGGGCTCGCTTCAACACCTCAGGAAGGCCGCCCTCGGCTGGAATACCGTAGTTGGGAATCGGCAGCGGCAATACTGTCAGTCCTTCTTCCCGATACATCGCCAACAGATCCCGCCCTGTCTTTTCCCGGCATTCATCGGGCTCAGCGAGAAGCACCACGCCGTGGATCGCGGCGGCTCTGAACTTCGGCAGCAACGTCCCTTCCGGATCATAGAGGCCGAATGGCATGGCGCTGCCGTAGATGCGGCCCGGCAGATTGAGGGGGTATGACGTCAGCATCGTCAGGGGGTTCTGTTCTCGTGACGGATTACTCAGCATGGTGTTCGGCCCACTCGTTCCAATCTTCGACCGTCGCGTTCATCATGGCCTTTGCGGCCTTTTTCAGCCATGGAGTTTTTCGCATCGCCAGGTCGCGCTGCACAGCCTTGATCTGTGCCTGGTCGCCGAGATGCACATTCGCCGTCTCCCAGCCCATCGCATAGAGCAGCTTGCCCTCGTCTCGTTTTCTCGGCAACGATGTCACTTCAATTCGGGAGCAATAGGGCGAGAGCCGCCGGAGCAACCAGGAGCCGTCCATCCCGACAAATGGATCGCGACAGCGCACGGACTGTTCCAACATGATTTGGTACAGCAACGCGCCGCCGCCCTTCTGCCCTTGCGCCCACAGACCGGCGGAGGCGATCAGCCGCTTCGCTTCCCGAGCGATCTTGCCTCCGCGCCACTCGGCCAGCGCCACGACG
This region of Nitrospira sp. genomic DNA includes:
- a CDS encoding MBL fold metallo-hydrolase gives rise to the protein MAKITEVAPDLFRITTFLEAFNLQFSQFLVRDEQPLLFHTGPRALFADVKEAVASLIDVRRLRWIGFSHFEADECGSLPEWQQLAPQADAVCSLVGKLVSVDDCLARRPAKGMTDGEVLQTGRYRFQFLATPHVPHCWESGLLFEETQRTLLCSDLFHQAGNSEPVTQSDVVGRCREVLTEYQQGPLANYMPYCTLTDPTLNRLAALKPKTLATMHGSVYAGDGAQALRDLAQVFREVLGGAATVTMSSP
- a CDS encoding alpha/beta hydrolase; its protein translation is MLFSRMVLALGLVGCIGCAGTAPPVRTNSGAHPPQLADVIPPNQPFTRHLVNVDGLRLSVLEAGTGDPIIFVHGVVTTSNIFPKYVGAYSPEFRGIAVDLRGYGDSEKPATGYSIPQFSQDLITLADALDIKKAVWVGVSMGGMILQQLALDHPERVRALVLVSTTDGAMILDQDIPTIGQPRDYQDVSKRMIVESFPAGTLPKTYQPLLERIPTWNGTVIREALTSMSQFNAHGRLTAIRVPTLIMVGAKDDVATPAIAKGIQAQIAGSQVVEFKTGHFMMAEDPDRFRAVLGEFLKRLPQSQ